Proteins from a genomic interval of Drosophila melanogaster chromosome 2R:
- the zip gene encoding zipper, isoform F — protein MSEEVDRNDPELKYLSVERNQFNDPATQAEWTQKRLVWVPHENQGFVAASIKREHGDEVEVELAETGKRVMILRDDIQKMNPPKFDKVEDMAELTCLNEASVLHNIKDRYYSGLIYTYSGLFCVVVNPYKKLPIYTEKIMERYKGIKRHEVPPHVFAITDSAYRNMLGDREDQSILCTGESGAGKTENTKKVIQFLAYVAASKPKGSGAVPHPAVLISSHQETFAGELEQQLLQANPILEAFGNAKTVKNDNSSRFGKFIRINFDASGFISGANIETYLLEKSRAIRQAKDERTFHIFYQLLAGATPEQREKFILDDVKSYAFLSNGSLPVPGVDDYAEFQATVKSMNIMGMTSEDFNSIFRIVSAVLLFGSMKFRQERNNDQATLPDNTVAQKIAHLLGLSVTDMTRAFLTPRIKVGRDFVTKAQTKEQVEFAVEAIAKACYERMFKWLVNRINRSLDRTKRQGASFIGILDMAGFEIFELNSFEQLCINYTNEKLQQLFNHTMFILEQEEYQREGIEWKFIDFGLDLQPTIDLIDKPGGIMALLDEECWFPKATDKTFVDKLVSAHSMHPKFMKTDFRGVADFAIVHYAGRVDYSAAKWLMKNMDPLNENIVSLLQGSQDPFVVNIWKDAEIVGMAQQALTDTQFGARTRKGMFRTVSHLYKEQLAKLMDTLRNTNPNFVRCIIPNHEKRAGKIDAPLVLDQLRCNGVLEGIRICRQGFPNRIPFQEFRQRYELLTPNVIPKGFMDGKKACEKMIQALELDSNLYRVGQSKIFFRAGVLAHLEEERDFKISDLIVNFQAFCRGFLARRNYQKRLQQLNAIRIIQRNCAAYLKLRNWQWWRLYTKVKPLLEVTKQEEKLVQKEDELKQVREKLDTLAKNTQEYERKYQQALVEKTTLAEQLQAEIELCAEAEESRSRLMARKQELEDMMQELETRIEEEEERVLALGGEKKKLELNIQDLEEQLEEEEAARQKLQLEKVQLDAKIKKYEEDLALTDDQNQKLLKEKKLLEERANDLSQTLAEEEEKAKHLAKLKAKHEATISELEERLHKDQQQRQESDRSKRKIETEVADLKEQLNERRVQVDEMQAQLAKREEELTQTLLRIDEESATKATAQKAQRELESQLAEIQEDLEAEKAARAKAEKVRRDLSEELEALKNELLDSLDTTAAQQELRSKREQELATLKKSLEEETVNHEGVLADMRHKHSQELNSINDQLENLRKAKTVLEKAKGTLEAENADLATELRSVNSSRQENDRRRKQAESQIAELQVKLAEIERARSELQEKCTKLQQEAENITNQLEEAELKASAAVKSASNMESQLTEAQQLLEEETRQKLGLSSKLRQIESEKEALQEQLEEDDEAKRNYERKLAEVTTQMQEIKKKAEEDADLAKELEEGKKRLNKDIEALERQVKELIAQNDRLDKSKKKIQSELEDATIELEAQRTKVLELEKKQKNFDKILAEEKAISEQIAQERDTAEREAREKETKVLSVSRELDEAFDKIEDLENKRKTLQNELDDLANTQGTADKNVHELEKAKRALESQLAELKAQNEELEDDLQLTEDAKLRLEVNMQALRSQFERDLLAKEEGAEEKRRGLVKQLRDLETELDEERKQRTAAVASKKKLEGDLKEIETTMEMHNKVKEDALKHAKKLQAQVKDALRDAEEAKAAKEELQALSKEAERKVKALEAEVLQLTEDLASSERARRAAETERDELAEEIANNANKGSLMIDEKRRLEARIATLEEELEEEQSNSEVLLDRSRKAQLQIEQLTTELANEKSNSQKNENGRALLERQNKELKAKLAEIETAQRTKVKATIATLEAKIANLEEQLENEGKERLLQQKANRKMDKKIKELTMNIEDERRHVDQHKEQMDKLNSRIKLLKRNLDETEEELQKEKTQKRKYQRECEDMIESQEAMNREINSLKTKLRRTGGIGLSSSRLTGTPSSKRAGGGGGGDDSSVQDESLDGEDSAN, from the exons atcGCGAAGACCAATCGATTTTGTGTACTGGCGAATCGGGTGCTGGCAAAACGGAGAACACCAAGAAGGTCATCCAATTTCTAGCCTATGTGGCAGCTTCGAAACCCAAGGGCTCGGGTGCG GTGCCGCATCCCGCCGTGCTCATT AGTAGTCATCAAGAGACATTTGCG GGCGAGCTGGAGCAACAGCTGCTGCAGGCAAATCCCATTCTGGAGGCCTTTGGCAACGCCAAGACGGTCAAAAACGATAACTCTTCACGTTTT GGTAAATTCATACGGATCAATTTCGATGCCTCGGGATTTATCTCGGGAGCCAACATCGAAACATATCTGCTGGAGAAGTCGCGTGCCATTCGTCAAGCAAAGGACGAACGAACATTCCATATATTCTACCAGTTGCTGGCTGGGGCCACGCCGGAGCAGCGCGAGAAGTTCATACTGGATGACGTTAAATCGTATGCATTCCTTTCCAATGGCAGCCTGCCTGTACCTGGCGTGGACGATTACGCCGAGTTTCAGGCAACGGTTAAGTCCATGAACATCATGGGCATGACATCAGAGGATTTCAACTCGATATTTCGCATCGTGAGCGCCGTCCTACTGTTCGGTAGCATGAAATTCCGTCAGGAGCGCAACAACGATCAGGCAACTCTACCAGACAACACGGTGGCCCAGAAGATTGCGCATCTACTCGGACTTAGTGTGACAGACATGACCAGGGCTTTCCTGACGCCACGCATTAAAGTGGGTCGTGACTTTGTTACGAAGGCCCAAACAAAGGAGCAGGTGGAGTTCGCCGTGGAGGCCATTGCTAAGGCGTGTTACGAGCGAATGTTCAAGTGGCTTGTGAACCGGATTAACCGTTCTTTAGACCGCACCAAGCGCCAAGGAGCCTCCTTTATTGGCATTCTCGATATGGCGggttttgaaatatttgaactCAACTCCTTTGAGCAGCTGTGTATAAACTACACTAACGAgaaactgcagcagctctttaACCACACCATGTTTATCCTGGAGCAGGAAGAGTACCAGCGCGAGGGTATTGAGTGGAAGTTCATCGACTTTGGGTTGGACCTGCAGCCTACCATCGACCTGATCGATAAGCCCGGCGGCATCATGGCACTGCTGGATGAGGAGTGCTGGTTCCCTAAAGCCACTGACAAGACGTTTGTAGATAAACTCGTATCGGCCCACTCTATGCACCCCAAGTTTATGAAGACAGACTTTCGAGGAGTCGCAGACTTTGCAATAGTGCATTACGCCGGGCGTGTTGACTACTCGGCGGCCAAGTGGCTGATGAAGAACATGGACCCATTGAACGAGAACATCGTGTCGCTCCTCCAGGGCTCCCAGGATCCGTTCGTGGTGAACATCTGGAAGGATGCTGAAATCGTTGGCATGGCACAGCAGGCCCTGACTGATACCCAGTTCGGGGCCCGCACCCGCAAGGGCATGTTCCGCACCGTGTCCCATCTGTACAAGGAGCAGCTGGCTAAGTTGATGGACACTCTGCGCAACACGAACCCGAACTTTGTGCGCTGTATCATACCGAACCACGAGAAGCGCGCCGGCAAGATCGATGCTCCCTTGGTGCTTGACCAGTTGCGCTGCAACGGTGTGCTCGAGGGTATTCGTATCTGCCGCCAGGGCTTCCCAAATCGCATTCCCTTCCAGGAGTTCCGCCAACGATACGAACTCCTTACACCCAACGTGATTCCCAAAGGATTCATGGACGGAAAGAAGGCCTGCGAGAAGATGATTCAGGCGCTGGAGCTTGACTCGAACTTGTACCGAGTGGGCCAGTCGAAGATCTTCTTCCGCGCTGGTGTCCTCGCTCACCTGGAGGAGGAGCGTGATTTCAAGATATCCGATCTTATCGTTAACTTCCAGGCCTTCTGTCGTGGCTTCCTTGCGCGTCGCAACTACCAAAAGCGCTTGCAGCAACTAAACGCTATTCGAATCATCCAGCGGAATTGTGCCGCCTACCTTAAGCTTCGGAACTGGCAGTGGTGGCGCCTCTATACTAAGGTCAAGCCCCTGTTGGAAGTTACAAAGCAGGAAGAGAAGCTTGTCCAGAAGGAGGATGAGCTGAAGCAGGTACGCGAGAAGCTTGACACTCTGGCCAAGAATACGCAGGAGTACGAGCGCAAGTACCAGCAGGCTTTGGTGGAGAAGACCACTCTAGCAGAGCAGCTTCAAGCCGAAATCGAACTTTGCGCCGAGGCCGAGGAGTCGCGCTCTAGACTAATGGCACGCAAACAAGAACTGGAGGATATGATGCAAGAGCTTGAGACGCGCAtcgaagaagaagaggaacGAGTCCTCGCGCTTGGAggcgaaaaaaagaaacttGAGCTTAATATTCAAGATCTGGAAGAGCAACTCGAAGAAGAAGAGGCCGCACGCCAAAAACTACAATTGGAGAAAGTGCAGCTCGACgctaaaattaaaaagtacGAAGAAGATCTTGCGTTAACTGACGACCAGAACCAAAAGCTTCTGAAGGAAAAGAAGCTATTGGAAGAGCGTGCTAACGATCTGTCCCAGACACTTGCTGAGGAGGAGGAAAAGGCTAAACACCTGGCCAAGCTGAAAGCCAAGCACGAAGCCACAATCTCGGAGCTCGAGGAACGTTTGCACAAggatcagcagcagcgacaggaGTCTGATCGATCTAAGCGGAAGATCGAGACTGAAGTTGCTGATCTTAAAGAACAGCTGAACGAACGGCGCGTACAAGTAGATGAAATGCAGGCTCAACTGGCCAAACGCGAGGAAGAACTTACCCAGACTCTGTTGCGCATTGACGAGGAATCGGCCACGAAGGCCACCGCACAAAAGGCTCAACGCGAGCTGGAGTCGCAGCTGGCCGAGATTCAAGAGGACCTAGAGGCCGAAAAGGCGGCCCGTGCCAAGGCGGAGAAGGTTAGACGCGACCTTAGCGAGGAACTAGAGGCTCTCAAGAATGAGTTGCTGGACTCGCTGGACACCACAGCCG CTCAGCAAGAATTGCGTTCTAAACGCGAGCAGGAGTTGGCTACCCTAAAAAAGTCTCTCGAAGAGGAGACTGTTAACCACGAAGGTGTTTTGGCCGACATGCGACACAAACATTCGCAGGAGCTCAACAGCATCAACGATCAGCTTGAAAACCTACGAAAAGCCAAAACAGTCCTTGAAAAAGCCAAGGGCACCTTGGAGGCGGAAAACGCCGACTTGGCCACTGAACTGCGCAGCGTCAACAGCTCCCGGCAAGAAAACGACCGACGGCGCAAGCAGGCAGAGTCGCAGATTGCTGAATTGCAG GTAAAACTGGCTGAGATTGAACGCGCCCGCTCGGAACTTCAGGAGAAGTGCACAAAACTGCAACAGGAAGCTGAGAACATAACAAACCAGCTGGAGGAAGCCGAACTAAAAGCCTCGGCCGCCGTAAAGTCTGCAAGCAACATGGAATCACAGCTTACTGAAGCCCAGCAGCTGTTGGAAGAGGAAACGCGCCAAAAGTTGGGTCTCAGCTCCAAGCTGCGTCAGATCGAGTCAGAGAAGGAGGCTCTACAAGAGCAGCTTGAGGAGGATGATGAAGCCAAACGTAATTACGAACGAAAACTGGCCGAAGTCACCACCCAAatgcaagaaattaaaaagaagGCCGAGGAAGATGCAGATCTGGCCAAAGAACTGGAAGAGGGGAAGAAGCGGCTCAATAAGGATATCGAGGCATTAGAACGGCAGGTTAAGGAACTTATTGCCCAAAACGACCGCCTcgacaaaagcaaaaaaaagatACAGTCGGAGCTTGAAGATGCCACCATTGAGTTGGAAGCGCAACGTACGAAG GTGCTCGAATTggagaaaaaacaaaaaaacttcGACAAAATTCTTGCCGAGGAGAAAGCCATATCAGAACAGATCGCCCAAGAGCGTGATACTGCAGAACGAGAGGCCCGCGAAAAGGAGACCAAGGTGCTGTCGGTTTCCCGCGAGCTAGACGAAGCCTTTGACAAAATTGAAGATCTTGAGAACAAGCGAAAGACCCTCCAAAATGAACTCGATGACTTGGCCAACACACAGGGTACAGCCGATAAAAACGTCCACGAACTGGAGAAAGCGAAGCGGGCGCTAGAGTCTCAGCTGGCTGAACTGAAAGCACAAAACGAGGAACTTGAGGACGACCTACAGCTGACCGAAGACGCGAAATTGCGCCTAGAGGTGAACATGCAGGCCCTTCGTTCCCAGTTTGAACGCGACCTGCTAGCTAAGGAAGAGGGTGCCGAGGAGAAAAGACGCGGACTTGTCAAGCAACTGCGGGATCTTGAGACCGAACTAGACGAGGAACGTAAACAGCGCACGGCTGCTGTGGCGTCAAAAAAGAAACTGGAGGGCGACCTGAAAGAGATCGAAACCACCATGGAGATGCATAACAAGGTGAAGGAAGATGCGTTGAAGCATGCGAAGAAGCTGCAAGCACAAGTCAAGGACGCGCTGCGCGACGCCGAGGAGGCAAAGGCCGCCAAGGAAGAGCTACAGGCGTTGAGCAAGGAGGCGGAGCGCAAGGTCAAGGCCCTGGAGGCAGAAGTATTACAGCTGACTGAAGATCTGGCCAGCTCAGAGAGGGCGCGACGTGCTGCCGAAACGGAGCGTGACGAATTGGCCGAAGAAATTGCCAACAATGCCAACAAGGGATCCTTAATGATCGACGAGAAGCGCCGATTGGAAGCCCGCATTGCCACTCTTGAGGAGGAGTTGGAGGAGGAACAGTCCAACTCTGAGGTGCTGCTGGATCGCAGCCGCAAGGCGCAGCTGCAGATTGAGCAGCTGACCACTGAGTTGGCAAACGAAAAATCGAACTCTCAGAAGAACGAAAACGGGCGCGCTCTGCTCGAACGCCAAAACAAGGAGCTGAAGGCTAAGCTTGCCGAAATAGAGACAGCACAGCGCACTAAAGTAAAGGCGACAATCGCCACGCTAGAGGCCAAGATCGCCAACCTAGAAGAGCAGCTGGAGAATGAGGGCAAGGAGAGGCTGTTGCAGCAAAAGGCCAATCGGAAGATGGACAAGAAGATTAAGGAGCTTACAATGAACATCGAGGATGAACGGAGACACGTCGACCAGCACAAGGAGCAAATGGATAag CTGAATAGCCGCATTAAACTGCTCAAGCGCAACTTGGACGAGACCGAAGAGGAATTGCAGAAGGAGAAGACGCAGAAGCGCAAATACCAGCGTGAGTGCGAGGACATGATTGAATCGCAGGAAGCCATGAATCGTGAGATAAACTCACTTAAAACGAAACTACG ACGCACCGGCGGCATTGGTCTCAGCTCCAGTCGGCTCACGGGTACACCTTCATCAAAGCGTGcaggaggaggcggtggcggcgACGACTCATCGGTCCAGGATGAATCATTAGATGGAGAGGATTCTGCCAATTGA
- the zip gene encoding zipper, isoform B: MSEEVDRNDPELKYLSVERNQFNDPATQAEWTQKRLVWVPHENQGFVAASIKREHGDEVEVELAETGKRVMILRDDIQKMNPPKFDKVEDMAELTCLNEASVLHNIKDRYYSGLIYTYSGLFCVVVNPYKKLPIYTEKIMERYKGIKRHEVPPHVFAITDSAYRNMLGDREDQSILCTGESGAGKTENTKKVIQFLAYVAASKPKGSGAVPHPAVLINFSVNTNKYIKVKIMAQNQNQTIEVVNGLKMVEVNSNCQEGELEQQLLQANPILEAFGNAKTVKNDNSSRFGKFIRINFDASGFISGANIETYLLEKSRAIRQAKDERTFHIFYQLLAGATPEQREKFILDDVKSYAFLSNGSLPVPGVDDYAEFQATVKSMNIMGMTSEDFNSIFRIVSAVLLFGSMKFRQERNNDQATLPDNTVAQKIAHLLGLSVTDMTRAFLTPRIKVGRDFVTKAQTKEQVEFAVEAIAKACYERMFKWLVNRINRSLDRTKRQGASFIGILDMAGFEIFELNSFEQLCINYTNEKLQQLFNHTMFILEQEEYQREGIEWKFIDFGLDLQPTIDLIDKPGGIMALLDEECWFPKATDKTFVDKLVSAHSMHPKFMKTDFRGVADFAIVHYAGRVDYSAAKWLMKNMDPLNENIVSLLQGSQDPFVVNIWKDAEIVGMAQQALTDTQFGARTRKGMFRTVSHLYKEQLAKLMDTLRNTNPNFVRCIIPNHEKRAGKIDAPLVLDQLRCNGVLEGIRICRQGFPNRIPFQEFRQRYELLTPNVIPKGFMDGKKACEKMIQALELDSNLYRVGQSKIFFRAGVLAHLEEERDFKISDLIVNFQAFCRGFLARRNYQKRLQQLNAIRIIQRNCAAYLKLRNWQWWRLYTKVKPLLEVTKQEEKLVQKEDELKQVREKLDTLAKNTQEYERKYQQALVEKTTLAEQLQAEIELCAEAEESRSRLMARKQELEDMMQELETRIEEEEERVLALGGEKKKLELNIQDLEEQLEEEEAARQKLQLEKVQLDAKIKKYEEDLALTDDQNQKLLKEKKLLEERANDLSQTLAEEEEKAKHLAKLKAKHEATISELEERLHKDQQQRQESDRSKRKIETEVADLKEQLNERRVQVDEMQAQLAKREEELTQTLLRIDEESATKATAQKAQRELESQLAEIQEDLEAEKAARAKAEKVRRDLSEELEALKNELLDSLDTTAAQQELRSKREQELATLKKSLEEETVNHEGVLADMRHKHSQELNSINDQLENLRKAKTVLEKAKGTLEAENADLATELRSVNSSRQENDRRRKQAESQIAELQVKLAEIERARSELQEKCTKLQQEAENITNQLEEAELKASAAVKSASNMESQLTEAQQLLEEETRQKLGLSSKLRQIESEKEALQEQLEEDDEAKRNYERKLAEVTTQMQEIKKKAEEDADLAKELEEGKKRLNKDIEALERQVKELIAQNDRLDKSKKKIQSELEDATIELEAQRTKVLELEKKQKNFDKILAEEKAISEQIAQERDTAEREAREKETKVLSVSRELDEAFDKIEDLENKRKTLQNELDDLANTQGTADKNVHELEKAKRALESQLAELKAQNEELEDDLQLTEDAKLRLEVNMQALRSQFERDLLAKEEGAEEKRRGLVKQLRDLETELDEERKQRTAAVASKKKLEGDLKEIETTMEMHNKVKEDALKHAKKLQAQVKDALRDAEEAKAAKEELQALSKEAERKVKALEAEVLQLTEDLASSERARRAAETERDELAEEIANNANKGSLMIDEKRRLEARIATLEEELEEEQSNSEVLLDRSRKAQLQIEQLTTELANEKSNSQKNENGRALLERQNKELKAKLAEIETAQRTKVKATIATLEAKIANLEEQLENEGKERLLQQKANRKMDKKIKELTMNIEDERRHVDQHKEQMDKLNSRIKLLKRNLDETEEELQKEKTQKRKYQRECEDMIESQEAMNREINSLKTKLRRTGGIGLSSSRLTGTPSSKRAGGGGGGDDSSVQDESLDGEDSAN; encoded by the exons atcGCGAAGACCAATCGATTTTGTGTACTGGCGAATCGGGTGCTGGCAAAACGGAGAACACCAAGAAGGTCATCCAATTTCTAGCCTATGTGGCAGCTTCGAAACCCAAGGGCTCGGGTGCG GTGCCGCATCCCGCCGTGCTCATT AACTTCTCGGTCAACACAAACAAGTACATAAAGGTCAAGATTATGGCCCAAAATCAGAATCAGACGATCGAGGTAGTCAATGGATTGAAGATGGTGGAAGTTAATTCCAACTGTCAAGAG GGCGAGCTGGAGCAACAGCTGCTGCAGGCAAATCCCATTCTGGAGGCCTTTGGCAACGCCAAGACGGTCAAAAACGATAACTCTTCACGTTTT GGTAAATTCATACGGATCAATTTCGATGCCTCGGGATTTATCTCGGGAGCCAACATCGAAACATATCTGCTGGAGAAGTCGCGTGCCATTCGTCAAGCAAAGGACGAACGAACATTCCATATATTCTACCAGTTGCTGGCTGGGGCCACGCCGGAGCAGCGCGAGAAGTTCATACTGGATGACGTTAAATCGTATGCATTCCTTTCCAATGGCAGCCTGCCTGTACCTGGCGTGGACGATTACGCCGAGTTTCAGGCAACGGTTAAGTCCATGAACATCATGGGCATGACATCAGAGGATTTCAACTCGATATTTCGCATCGTGAGCGCCGTCCTACTGTTCGGTAGCATGAAATTCCGTCAGGAGCGCAACAACGATCAGGCAACTCTACCAGACAACACGGTGGCCCAGAAGATTGCGCATCTACTCGGACTTAGTGTGACAGACATGACCAGGGCTTTCCTGACGCCACGCATTAAAGTGGGTCGTGACTTTGTTACGAAGGCCCAAACAAAGGAGCAGGTGGAGTTCGCCGTGGAGGCCATTGCTAAGGCGTGTTACGAGCGAATGTTCAAGTGGCTTGTGAACCGGATTAACCGTTCTTTAGACCGCACCAAGCGCCAAGGAGCCTCCTTTATTGGCATTCTCGATATGGCGggttttgaaatatttgaactCAACTCCTTTGAGCAGCTGTGTATAAACTACACTAACGAgaaactgcagcagctctttaACCACACCATGTTTATCCTGGAGCAGGAAGAGTACCAGCGCGAGGGTATTGAGTGGAAGTTCATCGACTTTGGGTTGGACCTGCAGCCTACCATCGACCTGATCGATAAGCCCGGCGGCATCATGGCACTGCTGGATGAGGAGTGCTGGTTCCCTAAAGCCACTGACAAGACGTTTGTAGATAAACTCGTATCGGCCCACTCTATGCACCCCAAGTTTATGAAGACAGACTTTCGAGGAGTCGCAGACTTTGCAATAGTGCATTACGCCGGGCGTGTTGACTACTCGGCGGCCAAGTGGCTGATGAAGAACATGGACCCATTGAACGAGAACATCGTGTCGCTCCTCCAGGGCTCCCAGGATCCGTTCGTGGTGAACATCTGGAAGGATGCTGAAATCGTTGGCATGGCACAGCAGGCCCTGACTGATACCCAGTTCGGGGCCCGCACCCGCAAGGGCATGTTCCGCACCGTGTCCCATCTGTACAAGGAGCAGCTGGCTAAGTTGATGGACACTCTGCGCAACACGAACCCGAACTTTGTGCGCTGTATCATACCGAACCACGAGAAGCGCGCCGGCAAGATCGATGCTCCCTTGGTGCTTGACCAGTTGCGCTGCAACGGTGTGCTCGAGGGTATTCGTATCTGCCGCCAGGGCTTCCCAAATCGCATTCCCTTCCAGGAGTTCCGCCAACGATACGAACTCCTTACACCCAACGTGATTCCCAAAGGATTCATGGACGGAAAGAAGGCCTGCGAGAAGATGATTCAGGCGCTGGAGCTTGACTCGAACTTGTACCGAGTGGGCCAGTCGAAGATCTTCTTCCGCGCTGGTGTCCTCGCTCACCTGGAGGAGGAGCGTGATTTCAAGATATCCGATCTTATCGTTAACTTCCAGGCCTTCTGTCGTGGCTTCCTTGCGCGTCGCAACTACCAAAAGCGCTTGCAGCAACTAAACGCTATTCGAATCATCCAGCGGAATTGTGCCGCCTACCTTAAGCTTCGGAACTGGCAGTGGTGGCGCCTCTATACTAAGGTCAAGCCCCTGTTGGAAGTTACAAAGCAGGAAGAGAAGCTTGTCCAGAAGGAGGATGAGCTGAAGCAGGTACGCGAGAAGCTTGACACTCTGGCCAAGAATACGCAGGAGTACGAGCGCAAGTACCAGCAGGCTTTGGTGGAGAAGACCACTCTAGCAGAGCAGCTTCAAGCCGAAATCGAACTTTGCGCCGAGGCCGAGGAGTCGCGCTCTAGACTAATGGCACGCAAACAAGAACTGGAGGATATGATGCAAGAGCTTGAGACGCGCAtcgaagaagaagaggaacGAGTCCTCGCGCTTGGAggcgaaaaaaagaaacttGAGCTTAATATTCAAGATCTGGAAGAGCAACTCGAAGAAGAAGAGGCCGCACGCCAAAAACTACAATTGGAGAAAGTGCAGCTCGACgctaaaattaaaaagtacGAAGAAGATCTTGCGTTAACTGACGACCAGAACCAAAAGCTTCTGAAGGAAAAGAAGCTATTGGAAGAGCGTGCTAACGATCTGTCCCAGACACTTGCTGAGGAGGAGGAAAAGGCTAAACACCTGGCCAAGCTGAAAGCCAAGCACGAAGCCACAATCTCGGAGCTCGAGGAACGTTTGCACAAggatcagcagcagcgacaggaGTCTGATCGATCTAAGCGGAAGATCGAGACTGAAGTTGCTGATCTTAAAGAACAGCTGAACGAACGGCGCGTACAAGTAGATGAAATGCAGGCTCAACTGGCCAAACGCGAGGAAGAACTTACCCAGACTCTGTTGCGCATTGACGAGGAATCGGCCACGAAGGCCACCGCACAAAAGGCTCAACGCGAGCTGGAGTCGCAGCTGGCCGAGATTCAAGAGGACCTAGAGGCCGAAAAGGCGGCCCGTGCCAAGGCGGAGAAGGTTAGACGCGACCTTAGCGAGGAACTAGAGGCTCTCAAGAATGAGTTGCTGGACTCGCTGGACACCACAGCCG CTCAGCAAGAATTGCGTTCTAAACGCGAGCAGGAGTTGGCTACCCTAAAAAAGTCTCTCGAAGAGGAGACTGTTAACCACGAAGGTGTTTTGGCCGACATGCGACACAAACATTCGCAGGAGCTCAACAGCATCAACGATCAGCTTGAAAACCTACGAAAAGCCAAAACAGTCCTTGAAAAAGCCAAGGGCACCTTGGAGGCGGAAAACGCCGACTTGGCCACTGAACTGCGCAGCGTCAACAGCTCCCGGCAAGAAAACGACCGACGGCGCAAGCAGGCAGAGTCGCAGATTGCTGAATTGCAG GTAAAACTGGCTGAGATTGAACGCGCCCGCTCGGAACTTCAGGAGAAGTGCACAAAACTGCAACAGGAAGCTGAGAACATAACAAACCAGCTGGAGGAAGCCGAACTAAAAGCCTCGGCCGCCGTAAAGTCTGCAAGCAACATGGAATCACAGCTTACTGAAGCCCAGCAGCTGTTGGAAGAGGAAACGCGCCAAAAGTTGGGTCTCAGCTCCAAGCTGCGTCAGATCGAGTCAGAGAAGGAGGCTCTACAAGAGCAGCTTGAGGAGGATGATGAAGCCAAACGTAATTACGAACGAAAACTGGCCGAAGTCACCACCCAAatgcaagaaattaaaaagaagGCCGAGGAAGATGCAGATCTGGCCAAAGAACTGGAAGAGGGGAAGAAGCGGCTCAATAAGGATATCGAGGCATTAGAACGGCAGGTTAAGGAACTTATTGCCCAAAACGACCGCCTcgacaaaagcaaaaaaaagatACAGTCGGAGCTTGAAGATGCCACCATTGAGTTGGAAGCGCAACGTACGAAG GTGCTCGAATTggagaaaaaacaaaaaaacttcGACAAAATTCTTGCCGAGGAGAAAGCCATATCAGAACAGATCGCCCAAGAGCGTGATACTGCAGAACGAGAGGCCCGCGAAAAGGAGACCAAGGTGCTGTCGGTTTCCCGCGAGCTAGACGAAGCCTTTGACAAAATTGAAGATCTTGAGAACAAGCGAAAGACCCTCCAAAATGAACTCGATGACTTGGCCAACACACAGGGTACAGCCGATAAAAACGTCCACGAACTGGAGAAAGCGAAGCGGGCGCTAGAGTCTCAGCTGGCTGAACTGAAAGCACAAAACGAGGAACTTGAGGACGACCTACAGCTGACCGAAGACGCGAAATTGCGCCTAGAGGTGAACATGCAGGCCCTTCGTTCCCAGTTTGAACGCGACCTGCTAGCTAAGGAAGAGGGTGCCGAGGAGAAAAGACGCGGACTTGTCAAGCAACTGCGGGATCTTGAGACCGAACTAGACGAGGAACGTAAACAGCGCACGGCTGCTGTGGCGTCAAAAAAGAAACTGGAGGGCGACCTGAAAGAGATCGAAACCACCATGGAGATGCATAACAAGGTGAAGGAAGATGCGTTGAAGCATGCGAAGAAGCTGCAAGCACAAGTCAAGGACGCGCTGCGCGACGCCGAGGAGGCAAAGGCCGCCAAGGAAGAGCTACAGGCGTTGAGCAAGGAGGCGGAGCGCAAGGTCAAGGCCCTGGAGGCAGAAGTATTACAGCTGACTGAAGATCTGGCCAGCTCAGAGAGGGCGCGACGTGCTGCCGAAACGGAGCGTGACGAATTGGCCGAAGAAATTGCCAACAATGCCAACAAGGGATCCTTAATGATCGACGAGAAGCGCCGATTGGAAGCCCGCATTGCCACTCTTGAGGAGGAGTTGGAGGAGGAACAGTCCAACTCTGAGGTGCTGCTGGATCGCAGCCGCAAGGCGCAGCTGCAGATTGAGCAGCTGACCACTGAGTTGGCAAACGAAAAATCGAACTCTCAGAAGAACGAAAACGGGCGCGCTCTGCTCGAACGCCAAAACAAGGAGCTGAAGGCTAAGCTTGCCGAAATAGAGACAGCACAGCGCACTAAAGTAAAGGCGACAATCGCCACGCTAGAGGCCAAGATCGCCAACCTAGAAGAGCAGCTGGAGAATGAGGGCAAGGAGAGGCTGTTGCAGCAAAAGGCCAATCGGAAGATGGACAAGAAGATTAAGGAGCTTACAATGAACATCGAGGATGAACGGAGACACGTCGACCAGCACAAGGAGCAAATGGATAag CTGAATAGCCGCATTAAACTGCTCAAGCGCAACTTGGACGAGACCGAAGAGGAATTGCAGAAGGAGAAGACGCAGAAGCGCAAATACCAGCGTGAGTGCGAGGACATGATTGAATCGCAGGAAGCCATGAATCGTGAGATAAACTCACTTAAAACGAAACTACG ACGCACCGGCGGCATTGGTCTCAGCTCCAGTCGGCTCACGGGTACACCTTCATCAAAGCGTGcaggaggaggcggtggcggcgACGACTCATCGGTCCAGGATGAATCATTAGATGGAGAGGATTCTGCCAATTGA